The genomic window GGTTGGTCAGTTTGCGCAGGCGCGTGGGGTAGGAGGCGAAGGCGATCACTTCCATCAGGATCGCCAGGCCTTCCTGGGTCACGGTGGAGGACGGCGGGCCCTTGGCCAGGAAGGTGCAGATCGGCTGGTTGAGGCCGTTGAGCGTGGTGCCGACGTGCACCAGGCCCTCGTGAACCTCCAGCGCGCGCACGTCGCGCTCGTTGAACATGGCGTCGGCGCGCACCTTGATGTAGTCGGCGCCAGCGGCGGCGTCAGCGACGATGCCGTCGGACTCGAAGACGCGGATGGTGTCTTCCTTGCCGTCGAACACCTGGTTCAGCCGCTCCTGCAGCATCTTCACCGCATCGCTGGCGGTGAGCGTCTTGGGTTCGTCCTTGAGGTCGCCGCGGTCGGCGATGTTGTTCAGGTAATCCGAGAGCATCAGGCCCAGGTCGGCCAAGGTCGGGTCGCCGGCATGGAAGGCGTCGGAGGCCGAACCGTAGAGCTCCTGGGAGATCAGGCCGAAGTCCTGGGTGCCGCGTGCTTCGAGCATGCGGATGACCATGCGATATTCCTTGCACATGCGCCGCATGATCTGCCCGACCGGGTTGAACTGCCCCAGGTGGCGGGTGATGTCGCGCTCGATGTTCTGGAATTCCTGCTTCTTCGCGCTGCTGTCGAAGGACAGCGGGCGGCCGTCGTAGTAGGCACGGTCGACCTTGGGCGCGTGCTTGCCACGGCCCTTGAGGAAGTCGTCGCGGATGCCGTCGTCCCACTTGATGGCGTCGAGCACGCGGATCGGCGTCTGCGCCTCGACGATGCGGTCGGACAGGCCGCGGATGATCTGCTGGTATTCGTTGGGCGTGGACTTCTTGCGCCGTGGGGTCATGGCTTTTCTCCCGGGGTCACGCGCGAAAAGCGCAGCGCCTCGACGAACACGTCGGAGTTGGCAGGATCGTTGAGGTAGCGGATCACCTCCGGCAGCGGACTGCTCACCAGGGCGCCGGCGCCCTGCTCGGTGTCGACTTTCTCGCCCTGGAGCGCGCCATCCTTCATGTCCTGCAGGATGTGCTCGACATCCAGGTTATAAATCACCAGTTCGTCCTTGTCGGTGATCTCGAAGCCGGCCAGGGCGAAGTTGCCGCCCATGCTTTTCGGCAGGCCGGCGGACAGGTACCAGCGCTGGCCGTGGTGGGCGACGGTGAAGCCGAAGTCCTCGACGCTGTCGGTGTTGTCCTTGCTGTCGACGTAGCTGACGGCGCGGTAGAGGTTGGAGCCGGAGCGGGTGACCTCGAGGAACTGCTCCTCGCCGTACTCGTCCACACGCGACCACTGGCCCAGCAGGTGAGCCGGCGCGGGCTCGTTGGCCGGAATCGGGTCCTTGAACGTCACCAGGCAGCCACTGAGCAGGCAGATGCTCAACAGCAGCAGTGCACGCCAGACTTTCATCACGCCCTCCTTAGGTCCGGATGCCTGTGCATGCGATGCGCCACGCCCTCCGGAGTTCCGACACGAAAACCCCGCCGGATGGCGGGGTTGGAATGCAGCAGCTGGGGCTACAGGCCCATCACCAGGTCGAGGTAGCGGCTAAGGATGGCACGCATTTCCTCGATCTGCAGGTGGTCGGTCCCATCCAGCAGGCCCTGATACTCCATCTGCAGGATGATGGCCGTCAACACCCGGGCATCCTGCTCGGGCTGCTTTGAACCGAGCACTTCGAAGAAATGCACCACGCCCAGGGAGAGAATCTGCCGGTGGCGCTGCGCCAGGTCGTTGAGGCTGGGATTGAGCAGCGCTTCCTGGCGGAAGGCCTGCTCGGCGAGCAGATGCTCGCGGCGCTCGTTGAGCTGGACGACGACATACTGGATCGCCAGCTCGACGATATTGGCGGTCAGCTCGCGGCGCGCGTGCGGATCGTCCTGGGCGAGACCGGCGGCCATGGCCTGCAGGTCGCCTTCGACGCTGGCCCAGAAGGTCGACAGGGCCTCGGCGCTGCGTTCCACGAAGAGCGCGAAGGTGTCGGTGATGAGGTCCTGGATGTCCTTGAAGTAGTAGGTGGTGGCCGACAGCGGCACCCCGGCCTCGGCGGCCACGGCGCGGTGGCGCACGGCGCGGACGCCATCGCGCACGATGATCCGCAGGGCGGCGTCGAGGATCGCCTGGCGGCGCTGCTCGCTGCCCTGGCGGCTGGCCTTGCGGCCCTGGTATTTGACACTTTCTGCGATGGCGCTGGCGACTTGCGCTGCACTGTCTCGCGGGGACACGTGGGTCACTGGCATTACCTCCGGCGGCGCGGCCTGATGGCGCATTGTTCGAGCTTTTTTGTGGGAAAACAATTGCCGCTGCATGGCTGCGACACCGGCGCAGGGAGCGGGCCGCGAGGCAGAGCAGGCGGCTGGGAATCAGGCCTGGGAGTGAGACGTGCCACAGCGCGGCCGAGCCACGGTGACGGGGATACATTTCGTCGGATGGTATACCGTCAGATTCCCACCGACTTGTAGGAGCGGGCCATGCCCGCGATCGCGCGCATGGCGCGCTCCTACAGGTTGATGCCGGCGCCGCCCGGTAGTTCGGAAACGAAAAAGGCCGCCCCGAAGGGCGGCCTTTCTCTGCCAGTTCCTGCGCTTACGCCTGCGGGCGCATGTGCGGGAAGAGGATGACGTCGCGGATCGACGGCGAGTTGGTCAGCAGCATCACCAGGCGGTCGATGCCGATGCCTTCGCCAGCGGTGGGCGGCATGCCGTATTCGAGCGCGTTGACGAAGTCGGCGTCGTAGTGCATCGCCTCGTCGTCACCGGCGTCCTTCTCCTTGACCTGCAGCATGAAGCGTTCGGCCTGGTCTTCGGCGTCGTTGAGCTCGGAGTACGCGTTGGCGATCTCGCGGCCACCGATGAACAGCTCGAAGCGGTCGGTGACGCTCGGGTCGTTGTCGTTGCGGCGCGCCAGCGGCGACACTTCGAACGGGTACTGGGTGATGAAGTGCGGCTGCTCCAGCTTGTGCTCCACCAGCTCTTCGAAAATCATCACCTGCAGCTTGCCCAGGCCTTCGTGGCCCAGAACCTTGGCGCCGGCCTTCTTGGCGATGGCGCGGGCCTTCTCGACGTCGTTCAGGTCGGCCGCGGTGATGTCCGGGTTGTACTTGAGGATGGCGTCGAACACGGACAGGCGGGCGAACGGCTCGCCGAAGTGGAAGACCTTGTCGCCGTAGGGCACGTCGGTGCTGCCGAGCACGGCCTGGGCCAGCTCGCGGAACAGCTCTTCGGTCAGGTCCATGTTGTCTTCGTAGTCGGCGTAGGCCTGGTAGAACTCAAGCATGGTGAACTCGGGGTTGTGCCGGGTCGAAACGCCTTCGTTACGGAAGTTGCGGTTGATCTCGAAGACCTTCTCGAAGCCACCGACCACCAGGCGCTTGAGGTACAGCTCCGGGGCGATACGCAGGAACATGGCCATGTCCAGCGCGTTGTGGTGGGTTTCGAAGGGCTTGGCCGCCGCGCCGCCGGGAATGGTCTGCAGCATCGGGGTTTCCACTTCGAGGAAGCCGCGATCGGAGAGGAAGCGACGGATGTGGGCGATGACCTGCGAACGCACGCGGAAGGTGTGGCGGGTTTCCTCGTTGACGATCAGGTCGACGTAGCGCTGGCGGTAGCGCTGCTCGGTGTCGGTCAGGCCGTGGTGCTTGTCCGGCAGCGGGCGCAGCGACTTGGTCAGCAGGCGCACGCTGGTCATCTCGACGTACAGGTCGCCCTTGCCGGAACGGGCCAGGGTGCCTTCGGCGCCGATGATGTCGCCCAGGTCCCAGGTCTTGATCTCGGCCAGGGTCTCTTCGGGCAGGGTCTTGCGGTTCACGTAGGCCTGCAGACGGCCGCTGCTGTCCTGCAGGACGATGAAGGAGCCGCGGTTGAGCATGATGCGACCGGCGACCTTGACCGGGATGGCGGCTGCTTCGAGCTCTTCCTTGGTCTTGTCGGCGTACTGTTTCTGCAGGTCCGCGAAGTAGTCGGCGCGGCGGAAGTCGTTGGGGAAGGCGATGGCCTTGGCTTCACGCACGGCGGCAAGCTTTTCCTTGCGCTGGGCGATCAGCTTGTTTTCTTCCTGTTGCAGTTCGTGCTGGTCGAGTTGTTGGTCGCTCATGGTCGTTTATCTGCCTGGCGTGTAGATCAAAAGGGTTACTGGTAGGAGCGAGCTTGCTCGCGAAGCTCTTGAGCGGGTTCGCGAGCAAAAACGAGGCGTCTCCCTCGCTCCTACAAAGGTGTCGTGGATCAGAGGCCCTGTTTCAGGCTGGCTTCCAGGTACTCGTTCAGGTCGCCGTCGAGCACCTTGTCGCAATCGCTGCGTTCCACGCCGGTACGCAGGTCCTTGATGCGCGACTGGTCGAGCACGTAGGAACGGATCTGGTGGCCCCAGCCGATGTCGGACTTGGAGTCTTCCAGCGCCTGCGAGGCGGCATTGCGCTTCTGCATCTCCTGCTCGTACAACCGGGCCCGCAGCATCTTCATGGCGGTGTCCTTGTTGGCGTGCTGGGAGCGTTCGTTCTGGCACGCCACCACGGTGTTGGTCGGCACGTGGGTGATACGCACCGCGGAGTCGGTGGTGTTCACGTGCTGACCGCCCGCGCCGGAGGAGCGGTAGGTGTCGATGCGCAGGTCGGCCGGGTTGATCTCGATTTCGATGTTGTCGTCGATTTCCGGCGACACGAACACCGCGGTGAACGAGGTGTGGCGGCGGTTGCCGGAGTCGAACGGGCTCTTGCGCACCAGGCGGTGCACGCCGATCTCGGTGCGCAGCCAGCCGAAGGCGTATTCGCCCTTGATGTGCACGGTGGCGCCCTTGATGCCGGCGACTTCGCCTTCGGAGAGTTCGACGATCTCGGCGCTGAAGCCGTTCTTGTCCGCCCAGCGCAGGTACATGCGCAGCAGCATGTTGGCCCAGTCCTGGGCCTCGGTGCCGCCGGAGCCGGCCTGGATGTCCAGGTAGCAGTTGTTGGGGTCCATCTCGCCGCTGAACATGCGGCGGAACTCGAGCTTCTCGAGGATTTCGCGCAGGCGCTGGACTTCGGCCTCGACGTCGCCGACGGCGCCTTCGTCATTTTCCTCGACGGCCATGTCGAGCAGGTCGCGGGAGTCGGCCAGACCGCCGGTGAGCTCGTCGAGGGTCTCGACGATCTGCGCCAGCATGGCGCGCTCGCGGCCCAGGTTCTGGGCGTATTCGGGCTTGTTCCAGACCGCCGGGTCTTCCAGCTCGCGGTTTACTTCGATCAGACGATCATGTTTCAGATCGTAGTCAAAGATACCCCCGAATGGACTGGGTACGGTCGGAGAGGTCCTTGATGCTGTTGAGGATCGGTTGGATTTCCATGGCGGGCATCTCTCACGGGTATAGGGCGTAGAAAAGCCGACAAGTATACGTGAACTGTCGTCAGCCTAAAAAGGTTTACGACAGATCGCCCTCGCCCGCCGCCTGCGCCCGGCGGCCCGTTCAGCCGGCGATGGCCACCTGGTTGCGGCCGCCGTGCTTGGCGTTGTAGAGCGCCTGGTCGGCCAGTTCGATGAGCTGGCGACAGGCCTGCCCGGCCTGGGGCACCAGGGTCGCCACGCCGATGCTGATGGTCAGCGGCGAGCCCGGGGTGGGCAGTTCGTGGCGGATGTTCAGGTCCTGCACCAGGCGCCGCAGCTTTTCCGCCAGCAGGCGCGCGCCACCGGGGGAGGTGTTGGGCAACACCATGACGAATTCTTCGCCGCCGTAGCGCGCCGGCAGGTCGGAGGGGCGACTGGCGCTGGCGCGGATCGCCCCGGCCACCTGGCGCAGCGCCTCGTCGCCCTGCACGTGGCCGAAGGTGTCGTTGTAGGCCTTGAAGTGGTCCACGTCCATCAGCAGGATCGAAAGCTGGGTCTGCTCGCGCAGCGAGCGGCGCCATTCCATTTCCAGGTATTCGTCGAAGTGCCGGCGGTTGGACAGCCCGGTCAGGCCGTCGGAGTTCATCAGCCGCTGCAGCACCAGGTTGGTTTCCAGCAACTGCTGCTGGCTCTCGCGCAGGGCGCGGTAGGCCTCGTCGCGCTGCTGCAGGGCGAGGTAGGAGCGCGAGTGGTAGCGCACCCGGGCGATGAGTTCGATGGCATCGGGCAGCTTGACCAGGTAGTCGTTGGCCCCCGCGCCGAATGCCGCGCTCTTCACCGTCGGGTCTTCCTTGGTCGACAGGACGATGATCGGCAGGTCGCGGGTGGCCGGGTTGGCGCGGTACTCGCGCACCAGCGAGAGGCCATCGGCGCCGGGCATCACCAGGTCCTGGAGGATCACCGTGGGCTTGATCTGGATCGCCAGGGCAATGGCCTGCTGCGGGTCGGCGCAGAAGTGGAAATCGATGCTGGGATCGTCCGCCAGCGCCCGGCGCACGGCTTCGCCGATCATCGGCTGGTCGTCCACCAGCAGCACCATCACAGCGGAATCGCCTGGGATGTTCACGGGATAGTTACTCGTCAGAGGGTTCATGCAATCAGCTCCGTAGCCCGCACTCAGGCGCAGACCTCAGCCAGTCGGCGGGCGATGTCGCCCAGCGCGCGGATTTCCACCGCAGCGCCGATCGCCGCCGCGGCCTTGGGCATACCGTACACGGCGCTGCTCTCCTGGTCCTGGGCCAGGGTCAGGAAACCGCGTTCGCGCATGTGTTTCAGGCCTTCGGCGCCGTCCCGGCCCATGCCGGTGAGCAGCACGCCGACGGCGTCGCCCACCCAATGTTCGACCACGCTGTCGAAGAACACGTCGATCGAGGGTCGGTAGATGTGGCCGCTGGGTTCGGCGGTGTAGGCCAGCTCGCCGCCCTTGAGCAGGCGGATGTGGTGATTGGTGCCGGCCAGCAGCACGCAGCCCGGCTGCGGCGGCTCGCCGTTGCGCGCCAGGCGCACGGGAATCTTCGACTGGGTCGAGAGCCACTCGGCCATGCCGGCGGCGAAGACCTCGTCGACATGCTGGACCACCACGACGGCGGCGGGAAAGTCCGCCGGCAGGCGCGCGAACAGATCCGCCAGTGCTGCCGGGCCGCCGGCCGAGGAACCGATGGCGACCAGCTTGCGTGCACCGCCGCCCTTGCGCGCCGGCACCGTATTGATCGCCGGGCGGCTGTCGTGCGGGGCGGTCAGCCAGGCCAGGTTCTGCAGCTTGCGCAGCAGCGGGCGGGCGGCTTCGGCGGGGTCGCCCACGCCCATGGTCGGCGTGTTCACCGCGTCCACCGCGCCATTGCCCATGGCGTCGAACACGCGGCTCATGTTCTGCTCCAGGTCCACGGTGACGACGATGATCGCGCAGGGGCTCTGCGCCATGATCCGGCGGGTCGCCTCCACGCCGTCCATCACCGGCATCAGCAAGTCCATGAGTACCACGTCGGGCTTGTGCACGGCGCACATTTCCAGCGCCTCCGCGCCGTTGGCGGCGACCCAGACGACGCGGTGCGCCGGCTCATAGGCCAGCGCCCGGCGCATGGCCTCCACCGCCAGGGGCATGTCGTTGACTATCCCTATCCTCATCCCTGTGCACCCCCGATCAGGTCGACCACCGCATCCAGCAGGGCCTCGTCATGGAAGCTGGCCTTGGCCAGATAATAGTCGGCACCGGCGTCCAGGCCGCGCCGCCGGTCTTCTTCGCGATCCTTGTAGGACACCACCATCACCGGCAGCGACTGCAGGCGGGTGTCGCGGCGGATCAGGTTGACCAGCTCGATACCGTCCATGCGCGGCATGTCGATGTCGGTGATGACCAGGTCGAAACGCTCCGAGCGCAGCGCGTTCCAGCCGTCCATGCCGTCCACCGCGACCGCCACGTCATAGCCGCGCCCCAGCAGCAGCTTGCGCTCCAGCTCGCGCACGGTGAGCGAGTCGTCCACCACCAGCACGCGCTTGCGCACCGGGCCGGAGAGACGGCCGGCGGGGTCGATGCGTTCCAGGCGACCGGTGGCCAGGAGTTTTTCCACCGAGCGCAGCATGTCCTCGACATCGAGGATCAGCACCGGCGTGCCGTCGTCCAGCAACGCGCCGGCCGAGACGTCCTGCACCTTGCCTAGCCGCGCATCCAGCGGCACCACCACCAGGGTGCGCTCGCCGATGAACTTTTCCACCGCTACGCCATAGGCGCTGTCGCGCTCGCGGATCACCACCACCGGAATCTCGTCCGGCGTGGCCTCTCCCTCGGGGCGTTGCAACAGCTGGCTGGCCGACACCAGGCCGACGTGCCGGCCCTCGTGCCAGAACTGCTGGCGGCCCTCGAGCTGGACGATCTCGTCCGGCGCCAGGCGGCGCATGCGCTCGATGTGCGCCAGCGGGAAGGCGTAGGCTTCGCCGCCGATGCTGACCACCAGGCTGCGCACCACCGACAGCGTCAGCGGCACCTCCAGGTGGAAGCGCGCGCCCTGCCCCGCCACCTGCTCCATGCGGATGCCGCCGCGCAACTGCCGCACCATGTGCTGCACGGCGTCCAGGCCGACGCCGCGGCCGGACACCTCGGTGACCTGCTCGCGCATGCTGAAGCCGGGCAGGAACAGGAAGCTCAGCAGTTCCTCCTCGGTGAGGCGCGCCACGGTCTCCTCGGTGGACAACTGGCGGCGCACGATGGCCGTGCGCAGGCGGTCGAGATCGACGCCACCGCCATCGTCGCGCAGTTCCAGCACCAGCATGCCGGCGTGGTGGCGCGCCAGCAGCTGGATCGTGCCCTCCTCCGGCTTGCCGTGGCGGGCGCGCACCTCCGCGGGTTCGATGCCATGGTCGACGGCATTGCGCAGCAGGTGGGTGAGCGGCGCTTCGAGCTTCTCCAGCACGTCGCGATCCACCTGGGTGGTGGCGCCCTGTACGTCCAGGCGCACGGTCTTGCCCAGCGAGCGGCCCAGGTCGCGGACCATCCGCGCCTGTCCCGAGAGCACGTCGGAGAACGGCCGCATACGGCACGACAGCGCAGTGTCGTAGAGCGACCGGGCACGCTGGCCAGCCTTGAAACTGAATTCGTCCAGCTCGGCGATCTGCTCGCTGAGCAGTTGCTGGCACTCGCCCACCAGACGCCGCGCGTCCGCCAGGTAGGCCTGCGCCTCGGTGTCGAGGTTGGCGGTGCTGGCAGCATCCCGCGCGCCATCGAGCACGCGGCTGGCACTGGCCTGGATGCGCTTGAGCCGTTGCAGCGAATCGAGCAGCGGTTTGAGGCGCTGGGATTCCACCAGCGATTTGCTGGAGTAATCGAGCAACTGGTTCAGGCGCTCGGCGGTCACCCGCAGCACGCGCTCGCCGGCTTCGTCGCTGTCGTTGGCGCGGCGACGCGGGGCGCTGTCGGCGGCGGGCGGCGCAGCCGGGATGGGCTGTTCGAGCACCACCGGCGCCGGCTCGGCAGGCAACGCCAGCGGCGGCGCGGGTGCGGGCGGAACGTGGCCGGCAACCAGCGCCTGCAGTTGTTCCACCATGGCCGGTACGCCCTGCCGGGCCTGCTCGGCACGGTCGGGCTGGGCATCGGCGATGTGCAGGAGGATATCGGTGCCGGCCAGCAGCGCGTCGATATGCCCGGAGGTCAACCGCAGCCGCCCCTCCTGGGCGCCGACCAGGCAGTCTTCCATTACATGGGCGACCTGCACGCCGGCATCCAGCCCGACGATCCGCGCGGCCCCCTTGAGCGAGTGCGCGGCGCGCATGCAGGCTTCGAGCTGGTCGGCCTGGCCCGGATTGCGCTCCAGCGCCATCAGCCCCTGCACCAGCACCTGCGTCTGGGCTTCCGCCTCCAGGCGGAACAGCTCCAGCATCGATGCGTCCTTCATCTGGTCCGGCGTCATGCGAGGCTCCGGGTGGCCGCGTCGAGCAGCGCTTCCTGGTCGAGCAGGCGGATGCTGCGCTGGCGCCACTGCATCACGCCACGGGTGAAGCGGTCATTGGCGGCGTGGCGTTGCGACGTGGCCTCGACGATGGCGTTCTCGTCCAGCGCGTGGATGCCGTCCACCTCGTCCACCGGCGAGATGATCGGCCCGCTGAGCGCCGCGAGGATCAGCATGCGCGGCACGACGCGGGCGTCGTCGCGGGCAACCGCGCGGCTGTCGAGGCCCAGCAGCTCGCCCAGGGAAATGCACGCCACCAAGGTGCCGCGCACATTGGCCACGCCCAGCAGCGCCGGCGAGCGCTGGTGCGGCAGCGAATGCACCACGCAGGCGGGCGCCACCTCGGCCAGGGCGCGGGTGGGCAGCCCCAGCCATTCCTCCCCGAGACGGAAAATCAGGTGCGGGCGCCCCTCCTCGACCTCCGCCTCGGTGGCATCGACCGGCGCCAGCTCCGCGCCGTCGCTGCCCAGCGAATAGCGGTCCAGGAGGCTGATGGCAGCGGCGGCATGCACCGGGCAGTTGCGGCAGTGGATGTACTCGGCCAGCCTCGGGCAGCTGCGGTCGCCGCGCACGCCGATGCGGTTCCAGCAGTCGTCGACGCTCGGCAGGTCGCCCTCGAGCGACGCGCTGTCGCGGTATGAAGAGCCGCGTTCAACCATTGCGCTTCACTCCTCGCGCGGCACGTTCCTGCAGGCGGCGGGCGCCGGCCGCGTCGCCCTGGGCCGCGAGCAGCGCGGCCAGGTGTTGCAGGCTTTCCTGGTGATCGGGTTGCAGGTACAGGGCCTTGCGGTAGTACCCCTGGGCTTCGCTGCCCTGCCCCTGGGCATCGGCCAGCAGGCCCAGCCAGTAGAAGACTTCGGCGTCCGGGCCCTTTTCGGCCAGCAACGCTTCGCAGCGCTGGCGCGCTTGCGTGGCCTGGCCGGAATTGGCCAGCCGGGCGATGTCCACCAGTGCGTTATCGGCAGGCGAGGCGGCCGGCTGAACGGTGTTGCCGGCCGGACGGGGACGCAGCGGCGTGGGCTTGGGCGCCGCCGGGCGCGGGATCGGCGCCGGCGCCGGGGCCGTCCACTTCGGCGGCGCGGCGCGCGGGGCGGCGTCGGCAACCTGCAGCGGGAAGGCGAAGGACTGCGCCACGCCCAGCGGTCGCAGGCCGATGCGCGACATCAGGCTGGCCTCGGCCGGGCCGATGAACAGCACGCCGTCCGGCCGCGCCAGGCGGCGCAGCACCTCCACCACCTGCGTCTGGGTCGGGCGGTCGAAGTAGATCAGCAGGTTGCGGCAGAATACATAGTCGTAGGGCGCCTCGCCAGCCAGCAGGCCCGGTGCGAGCAGGTTGCCAACGCGGAAGCGGACCGCGCGGCGCACCGCTTCACTGAGCTGGTAATCGTTGCCGTCGGCGCTGAAGTAGCGCTCGCGGAAGCCCAGGTTGGAGCCGCGGAAGGAATTGCGCCCGTAGCGCCCCTCCTCCGCGCGCTCCAGCACCGCGCGGCTGACATCCAGCGCGTCGACCTGGAACGCCGCGGGCGCCAGCCCGGCATCGAGCAGCGCCATGACGATGGAGTACGGCTCCTCGCCGGTGGAACACGGCAGGCTGAGCAGCCGCAGCGGGCGGGTGCCGGCCAGCTCCAACGCGCGCCGGGCAGCGAGGTGGGCCAGCGCGGCGAAGGATTCGGGATAGCGGAAGAACCAGGTCTCCGGGACGATCACCGCCTCGATCAACGCCTGCACTTCCTCGGCGGAGCCCTGCAGTTGCAGCCAGTAGTGCTCGACATTGCCGC from Pseudomonas sp. GCEP-101 includes these protein-coding regions:
- a CDS encoding flavohemoglobin expression-modulating QEGLA motif protein — translated: MTPRRKKSTPNEYQQIIRGLSDRIVEAQTPIRVLDAIKWDDGIRDDFLKGRGKHAPKVDRAYYDGRPLSFDSSAKKQEFQNIERDITRHLGQFNPVGQIMRRMCKEYRMVIRMLEARGTQDFGLISQELYGSASDAFHAGDPTLADLGLMLSDYLNNIADRGDLKDEPKTLTASDAVKMLQERLNQVFDGKEDTIRVFESDGIVADAAAGADYIKVRADAMFNERDVRALEVHEGLVHVGTTLNGLNQPICTFLAKGPPSSTVTQEGLAILMEVIAFASYPTRLRKLTNRTRAIHMAEEGADFLEVFHFYREQGYSVESSYQNSSRVFRGSTPAGLPFTKDLSYLKGFILIYNYIQLAVRKGKLEQIPLLFCGKATLEDMRTLRQLVDEGLVVPPKYLPPQFRDLNALSAWMCFSNFLNHLSLDRIEADYANIL
- a CDS encoding hybrid sensor histidine kinase/response regulator; this translates as MTPDQMKDASMLELFRLEAEAQTQVLVQGLMALERNPGQADQLEACMRAAHSLKGAARIVGLDAGVQVAHVMEDCLVGAQEGRLRLTSGHIDALLAGTDILLHIADAQPDRAEQARQGVPAMVEQLQALVAGHVPPAPAPPLALPAEPAPVVLEQPIPAAPPAADSAPRRRANDSDEAGERVLRVTAERLNQLLDYSSKSLVESQRLKPLLDSLQRLKRIQASASRVLDGARDAASTANLDTEAQAYLADARRLVGECQQLLSEQIAELDEFSFKAGQRARSLYDTALSCRMRPFSDVLSGQARMVRDLGRSLGKTVRLDVQGATTQVDRDVLEKLEAPLTHLLRNAVDHGIEPAEVRARHGKPEEGTIQLLARHHAGMLVLELRDDGGGVDLDRLRTAIVRRQLSTEETVARLTEEELLSFLFLPGFSMREQVTEVSGRGVGLDAVQHMVRQLRGGIRMEQVAGQGARFHLEVPLTLSVVRSLVVSIGGEAYAFPLAHIERMRRLAPDEIVQLEGRQQFWHEGRHVGLVSASQLLQRPEGEATPDEIPVVVIRERDSAYGVAVEKFIGERTLVVVPLDARLGKVQDVSAGALLDDGTPVLILDVEDMLRSVEKLLATGRLERIDPAGRLSGPVRKRVLVVDDSLTVRELERKLLLGRGYDVAVAVDGMDGWNALRSERFDLVITDIDMPRMDGIELVNLIRRDTRLQSLPVMVVSYKDREEDRRRGLDAGADYYLAKASFHDEALLDAVVDLIGGAQG
- the prfB gene encoding peptide chain release factor 2 (programmed frameshift); its protein translation is MEIQPILNSIKDLSDRTQSIRGYLDYDLKHDRLIEVNRELEDPAVWNKPEYAQNLGRERAMLAQIVETLDELTGGLADSRDLLDMAVEENDEGAVGDVEAEVQRLREILEKLEFRRMFSGEMDPNNCYLDIQAGSGGTEAQDWANMLLRMYLRWADKNGFSAEIVELSEGEVAGIKGATVHIKGEYAFGWLRTEIGVHRLVRKSPFDSGNRRHTSFTAVFVSPEIDDNIEIEINPADLRIDTYRSSGAGGQHVNTTDSAVRITHVPTNTVVACQNERSQHANKDTAMKMLRARLYEQEMQKRNAASQALEDSKSDIGWGHQIRSYVLDQSRIKDLRTGVERSDCDKVLDGDLNEYLEASLKQGL
- a CDS encoding response regulator, giving the protein MNPLTSNYPVNIPGDSAVMVLLVDDQPMIGEAVRRALADDPSIDFHFCADPQQAIALAIQIKPTVILQDLVMPGADGLSLVREYRANPATRDLPIIVLSTKEDPTVKSAAFGAGANDYLVKLPDAIELIARVRYHSRSYLALQQRDEAYRALRESQQQLLETNLVLQRLMNSDGLTGLSNRRHFDEYLEMEWRRSLREQTQLSILLMDVDHFKAYNDTFGHVQGDEALRQVAGAIRASASRPSDLPARYGGEEFVMVLPNTSPGGARLLAEKLRRLVQDLNIRHELPTPGSPLTISIGVATLVPQAGQACRQLIELADQALYNAKHGGRNQVAIAG
- the lysS gene encoding lysine--tRNA ligase, whose amino-acid sequence is MSDQQLDQHELQQEENKLIAQRKEKLAAVREAKAIAFPNDFRRADYFADLQKQYADKTKEELEAAAIPVKVAGRIMLNRGSFIVLQDSSGRLQAYVNRKTLPEETLAEIKTWDLGDIIGAEGTLARSGKGDLYVEMTSVRLLTKSLRPLPDKHHGLTDTEQRYRQRYVDLIVNEETRHTFRVRSQVIAHIRRFLSDRGFLEVETPMLQTIPGGAAAKPFETHHNALDMAMFLRIAPELYLKRLVVGGFEKVFEINRNFRNEGVSTRHNPEFTMLEFYQAYADYEDNMDLTEELFRELAQAVLGSTDVPYGDKVFHFGEPFARLSVFDAILKYNPDITAADLNDVEKARAIAKKAGAKVLGHEGLGKLQVMIFEELVEHKLEQPHFITQYPFEVSPLARRNDNDPSVTDRFELFIGGREIANAYSELNDAEDQAERFMLQVKEKDAGDDEAMHYDADFVNALEYGMPPTAGEGIGIDRLVMLLTNSPSIRDVILFPHMRPQA
- a CDS encoding chemotaxis protein CheW; this encodes MVERGSSYRDSASLEGDLPSVDDCWNRIGVRGDRSCPRLAEYIHCRNCPVHAAAAISLLDRYSLGSDGAELAPVDATEAEVEEGRPHLIFRLGEEWLGLPTRALAEVAPACVVHSLPHQRSPALLGVANVRGTLVACISLGELLGLDSRAVARDDARVVPRMLILAALSGPIISPVDEVDGIHALDENAIVEATSQRHAANDRFTRGVMQWRQRSIRLLDQEALLDAATRSLA
- a CDS encoding CheR family methyltransferase; amino-acid sequence: MSDPRFAQLLKERIGLDAESVGDAVIERAVRQRCNQVSGGNVEHYWLQLQGSAEEVQALIEAVIVPETWFFRYPESFAALAHLAARRALELAGTRPLRLLSLPCSTGEEPYSIVMALLDAGLAPAAFQVDALDVSRAVLERAEEGRYGRNSFRGSNLGFRERYFSADGNDYQLSEAVRRAVRFRVGNLLAPGLLAGEAPYDYVFCRNLLIYFDRPTQTQVVEVLRRLARPDGVLFIGPAEASLMSRIGLRPLGVAQSFAFPLQVADAAPRAAPPKWTAPAPAPIPRPAAPKPTPLRPRPAGNTVQPAASPADNALVDIARLANSGQATQARQRCEALLAEKGPDAEVFYWLGLLADAQGQGSEAQGYYRKALYLQPDHQESLQHLAALLAAQGDAAGARRLQERAARGVKRNG
- a CDS encoding TetR/AcrR family transcriptional regulator, which encodes MTHVSPRDSAAQVASAIAESVKYQGRKASRQGSEQRRQAILDAALRIIVRDGVRAVRHRAVAAEAGVPLSATTYYFKDIQDLITDTFALFVERSAEALSTFWASVEGDLQAMAAGLAQDDPHARRELTANIVELAIQYVVVQLNERREHLLAEQAFRQEALLNPSLNDLAQRHRQILSLGVVHFFEVLGSKQPEQDARVLTAIILQMEYQGLLDGTDHLQIEEMRAILSRYLDLVMGL
- a CDS encoding chemotaxis response regulator protein-glutamate methylesterase, producing MRIGIVNDMPLAVEAMRRALAYEPAHRVVWVAANGAEALEMCAVHKPDVVLMDLLMPVMDGVEATRRIMAQSPCAIIVVTVDLEQNMSRVFDAMGNGAVDAVNTPTMGVGDPAEAARPLLRKLQNLAWLTAPHDSRPAINTVPARKGGGARKLVAIGSSAGGPAALADLFARLPADFPAAVVVVQHVDEVFAAGMAEWLSTQSKIPVRLARNGEPPQPGCVLLAGTNHHIRLLKGGELAYTAEPSGHIYRPSIDVFFDSVVEHWVGDAVGVLLTGMGRDGAEGLKHMRERGFLTLAQDQESSAVYGMPKAAAAIGAAVEIRALGDIARRLAEVCA